The following coding sequences lie in one Photobacterium sp. CCB-ST2H9 genomic window:
- a CDS encoding hydroxymethylglutaryl-CoA lyase: protein MSKDTLMPSATLHAQVPKEVKIVEVGPRDGLQNELSVSTADKVTLINQLSATGLRHIEAGSFVSPKWVPQMADSAEVFQQINRVSGITYAALTPNMKGLELAIEAGADEIAVFASASEGFSQHNINCSIAESLKRFEPVIHHARENGIAVRGYLSCVTDCPYDGPTLPAQTARIAQTLFNMGCYEISLGDTIGKATPLRFAAMLEACMEDMPVQTLAVHCHNTWGQALANIYQSLLMGISTIDASVAGLGGCPYAPGASGNVATEDVVYLCEQSGISTGINLMKLAEAGAAICRRLGKQPNSNAALALLAARHK from the coding sequence ATGAGCAAAGATACGTTGATGCCGTCAGCCACATTGCATGCGCAAGTTCCCAAAGAGGTCAAAATTGTCGAAGTCGGACCAAGAGACGGCTTGCAGAATGAGCTCAGTGTCAGTACGGCCGATAAAGTCACTTTGATCAATCAGCTTTCAGCAACCGGACTTCGCCATATTGAAGCGGGCTCCTTTGTTTCACCCAAATGGGTGCCGCAAATGGCCGATTCTGCAGAAGTCTTTCAACAAATCAACCGCGTTTCGGGAATTACCTACGCGGCCCTAACGCCAAATATGAAAGGCCTTGAGCTGGCAATTGAGGCAGGCGCCGATGAGATTGCTGTTTTTGCTTCCGCATCAGAAGGGTTCAGCCAGCATAATATCAACTGCAGCATTGCAGAGAGCCTGAAACGCTTTGAACCCGTGATTCACCACGCGAGAGAAAACGGGATTGCGGTGCGTGGCTACCTGTCCTGCGTGACAGACTGCCCTTATGACGGCCCGACGCTTCCGGCACAAACTGCCCGTATTGCCCAAACGCTCTTCAACATGGGGTGCTATGAAATCTCGCTGGGAGACACCATTGGCAAGGCCACTCCCCTTCGGTTTGCAGCCATGCTTGAAGCCTGTATGGAGGATATGCCTGTACAGACTCTGGCCGTTCACTGCCACAATACCTGGGGGCAGGCACTTGCCAATATCTACCAGTCACTGTTAATGGGGATTTCAACGATTGACGCCAGTGTTGCCGGTTTGGGCGGATGTCCTTACGCACCTGGTGCAAGCGGAAATGTCGCAACCGAAGATGTGGTGTATCTCTGTGAACAGTCAGGTATCAGCACCGGGATTAATCTCATGAAGCTGGCTGAAGCGGGAGCAGCAATTTGCCGGCGTTTGGGCAAGCAACCCAATTCAAATGCGGCTCTGGCTTTACTGGCTGCCCGGCACAAATGA
- a CDS encoding biotin carboxylase N-terminal domain-containing protein, which yields MMSKPGDLLQPLQEQPAITGALGSSASADTHTAIRRLLIANRGEIACRVIQTAKSMGITTIAVYSEADRHARHVRMADEALCIGPAPALDSYLAIDKLIDAAKNSQADAIHPGYGFLSENVAFARACQHNQIIFIGPGPSAMAAMSSKSDAKTIMSKAGVPLLPGYHGDEDNLENLTKTAAQIGYPVILKPALGGGGKGMKIVHRESELTEAVQSARREAKSAFGDQTLLLEKYLTQPRHIEVQIFADQHGNCVYLSDRDCSVQRRHQKIIEEAPAPGLSDRLRKEMGEAAVQAALAIQYVGAGTVEFLYDSQSQAYYFMEMNTRLQVEHPVTELITGQDLVQWQIRVAEGYRLPLAQHEIQHRGHAVEARLYAEDTEQDFLPASGLIQYLREPVTEHAAALPGHQIRARVDSGIAEGDTVTTHYDPMLAKVIAWAEDRQSAIQQLKTLLSDYQLGGLATNLKYLQRILSHEAFVQGSLSTHFIEHHQDALSADSAALLEIKSITGEPVHLPLNQLLCAVTLCFQQAAQRELTGWRLNQRSLHNITLCDPQNDSCLFVFESVSDGRIWLKQWMSGSDTLQLTPVYITLLELDSQVSVIDCKVEIHGARHQIRLVRLADSDALLAFTHGEQQQYQLRPNFSHHRSDQNDSPVAPLNGIVSEVLCQPGDTIEKDQGLVVIEAMKMEYTVRAPHDGQIISVLVSNGDQVQHGQELVQLSATGEEPGHTE from the coding sequence ATGATGAGTAAACCCGGTGATCTGCTGCAGCCACTCCAGGAACAACCTGCCATAACAGGCGCACTTGGATCTTCTGCATCTGCCGACACACATACCGCCATTCGCCGCCTGCTCATCGCGAACCGCGGCGAAATTGCCTGCCGCGTCATTCAGACTGCAAAAAGCATGGGCATCACCACGATTGCCGTCTACTCTGAAGCTGACCGACATGCCCGGCACGTCCGTATGGCAGACGAGGCACTCTGTATCGGGCCTGCCCCGGCTCTGGATTCCTATCTGGCCATCGACAAACTGATTGATGCCGCCAAAAACAGCCAGGCTGATGCAATTCATCCCGGCTATGGCTTCCTCTCTGAGAACGTCGCATTCGCAAGAGCTTGCCAGCACAACCAAATTATTTTTATCGGCCCGGGCCCTTCAGCGATGGCCGCAATGAGCTCGAAATCCGATGCAAAAACCATCATGTCTAAAGCCGGTGTGCCGCTTTTACCCGGCTATCACGGTGACGAAGATAACCTTGAGAATCTGACAAAGACAGCCGCTCAGATTGGCTACCCGGTGATTCTGAAACCAGCTTTAGGCGGTGGTGGTAAAGGGATGAAAATCGTCCACCGGGAAAGTGAACTGACGGAAGCCGTTCAGTCTGCCCGGCGGGAAGCGAAATCCGCATTTGGGGACCAGACCCTGTTGCTTGAAAAATACCTGACTCAGCCACGTCACATTGAAGTTCAGATTTTTGCCGATCAGCATGGCAACTGCGTTTATCTGTCAGATCGTGATTGTTCTGTTCAGCGACGTCACCAGAAAATCATTGAAGAAGCCCCGGCTCCCGGCCTCAGTGATCGCCTGAGAAAAGAGATGGGTGAAGCTGCTGTACAGGCAGCGCTGGCCATTCAGTATGTCGGCGCTGGGACTGTTGAGTTTCTCTATGACAGTCAGAGTCAGGCGTATTATTTCATGGAAATGAACACCCGGCTTCAGGTTGAACATCCGGTCACCGAGCTGATTACCGGCCAGGATTTAGTCCAGTGGCAAATTCGGGTTGCCGAAGGGTATCGCCTTCCCCTCGCACAGCATGAAATTCAGCATCGCGGCCATGCGGTTGAAGCCAGGCTTTATGCAGAGGATACCGAGCAGGACTTTTTACCCGCATCTGGCTTAATACAGTACCTGAGGGAACCGGTTACAGAGCATGCAGCGGCCCTCCCGGGACATCAGATTCGGGCGCGCGTCGACAGCGGCATTGCTGAAGGTGACACCGTCACGACACATTATGACCCCATGCTGGCGAAAGTCATTGCCTGGGCAGAAGACCGACAAAGTGCCATTCAGCAATTGAAAACACTTTTATCTGATTATCAGCTCGGCGGTCTTGCCACAAACCTGAAATATCTGCAGCGCATTCTCAGTCACGAGGCTTTTGTTCAGGGTTCGCTGAGTACCCATTTTATTGAACATCATCAGGACGCCTTATCCGCAGACTCGGCTGCTCTGTTGGAAATAAAATCAATCACCGGTGAGCCCGTCCACCTCCCGCTCAATCAGCTGCTGTGTGCCGTCACCCTGTGTTTTCAGCAAGCTGCTCAGCGCGAACTGACAGGCTGGCGACTCAACCAGCGCAGTCTGCACAACATCACGCTTTGCGATCCTCAGAATGACAGCTGTCTCTTCGTATTTGAAAGCGTTTCAGACGGCCGGATCTGGCTGAAACAATGGATGTCCGGATCAGACACCCTGCAATTGACACCTGTGTATATCACTTTGCTAGAGCTGGATTCGCAAGTATCTGTCATTGACTGCAAAGTTGAAATCCATGGTGCTCGTCATCAGATCCGCCTGGTCCGGCTGGCCGATTCAGATGCGCTGCTGGCATTCACCCATGGTGAGCAACAGCAGTATCAGTTGCGTCCCAACTTCAGCCACCATCGTTCAGACCAAAACGACAGCCCTGTCGCGCCACTCAACGGCATTGTGTCTGAAGTTTTATGTCAGCCCGGCGATACGATCGAAAAAGATCAGGGGCTGGTGGTCATTGAAGCCATGAAGATGGAATACACCGTCCGGGCACCACATGATGGCCAGATTATCTCCGTGCTGGTCAGCAATGGCGATCAGGTTCAGCATGGGCAGGAACTGGTACAGCTCAGTGCCACCGGTGAAGAACCGGGCCATACGGAGTGA